The genomic segment GACCCGCCGGAATGTCAGTGATTGCACAAGCAGGTCAGAGTTCACAACAATGACACCACTCTCAAGAGGTCAGGTGtcgtagattagattagattagattcagctttattgtcattgtgccgagtgcaaatacaaaaccagtgaaatgcagttagcatcagaccagaaatgaaaagaatatgttatttacaaaataactgcgaatgaaAAGAAAGTGCTAcgacacacaaatataaaagcacCGAGGCAGTGCAATATGTATACAATACTTCTtcgcgctgtgatgtgaggttcagcagtgtcacagcctcagggaagaagctcttcctgtgcctgctggtgcgggagcggagtctcctgtagcgcctaccgtaTGGGAttagagtaaaaagtccatggttatggtgagatgcatccctgataatgcttttcgacCTGCCCAGggagcgtttatggtagatgttctcaatggtgggcaattgggtgccgataatccgctgggcagttttcaccacacggtGGAGTattttgcggtccgatacgggacaattgccataccacactgagatgcagttggtgactaTGCTTTcagtggtacagcagtaaaagtctgtcagtatcctgggacagagttgagctttcttcatgctctgcaggaaatgaaggtgctgttgcgcctttttgaccagggtcgaggagttcagggaccaggtgagatcctcggaaatgtggacaccaaggtaTTTGAAGCCTGATACACGCTCCACTcgagctccgttgatgtagatggggacgtgagtgtggccgTGTTAGCACAATGATCTCCGTGGTCTTCTGGGGGTTAAGGGCCAGGGTGTTGCCGGCACACCACggggccaggtgctggacctcgtccctgtaggccgtttCGTCATTCCCTTTGATCAGATCAACCACCCTACTTTGGTctcgaacttgattatggagttagaacgaTGTACAgcaacgcagtcataggtgaaaagggagtacaggagagggctcagcacacagccttgaggcacgcctgTGTTGAGGCTGTGTGTGGAGGAGGGGAGGTTGTCTAAATTAATTGATTGGGTCTGTtattcagaaagtccaaggtccaattgcagagggatgagctgataccaatctggcgaagtttggcgatcagcttggaggggatcacagtatcgAATGcggaactaaagtcaatgaacagcattctgacgtcagagttggggctgtccaagtgagtcagggcagagtgaagtgccgtgtagttggcgtcctctgttgacctgttgttgcgctaggcaaattgatggggatcCAGGAttgtgggcagacaggattttaGATGAGATAGAACTAGTCTCTTAAAACAGCTTGTAATGATGGGAGTGAGAGACACttggcggaagtcattcaggaccgtggcagtggaatgcttcggcactggcacgatggtggcgatttAAGTTTGTAGGGACAACTGCCTGGCCAGTGACATATTAAAAATGTCAGTGAGAACCCCGGCAAACTGCCCttcacagactctgagcacacgtccaggtattccatccggaccagctgccttccgtacattcaccctgctcagggtgacGCAAACATCGAGGGTGGAAACTGAGAGatgcagttcaccaggtgggagatccgcgtTCAGgctgacctccttgttctcttgttcaaagcgagcgtagaagtaattgaacATATCAGGAAGAGAAGAGAGCTGGAAGGGAGCACAGTACTAAGTGGATTGAAGTCTGTAATCagctgtatgccatgccacatgagccgggggtccgaggagttCAAATGCTCCTCGATTTCCTGATTGTATATGTCTTTAAGCTGAGAGATTctcctcctcaggttggccctggctgagctgtaacctcccggtctccagacctgaaggctgaatctctgacCTAGAGAGGAAGGggacttctctgttcatccatggattctgactgggggtggggggatatttgtttttgtgatgacTCTCTATCTACACAGTTGCTGaggtgctcaaggacagagttggtatacAAATCAATGTTAACCTGAGAGCCTGTGGGGATACGGGCAGCAAAcgcgctccagtctgtgtgctggaattggtgctgaagagcagagtcagcaccctccagccagatcttaatagtcttcattgtggggcTGTACTTGGgaatcagaaacaatgaaagatagtcggactgtcccaggtggggcAGGGCAGTGGCTTTATAAgcgtcagccacatttgtgtagacatCATCTAAGTTTTATTTCCCTTGTGGTAcacaatacattttggtaaaattttGGAAGCACGGTACGTAGGTTGCAATGATTAAGGTCCTCATCGACAATAAAGACTCCctctggatgcaatgtctgcagcttaCTAATAGCggcactgaggtctttcatggctactttagcCTTGGCATCCGGTGGAGCATAAActgcgacagcaatgatgcatgtaaTCTCTCGTGATTGATAAAAAGGTCTGCATTTAATAATCAGGTATTCCAGATCAGCAGAGCAATAAGTGTCAGAAGTGTTAGATTTACTGCACCATGATCGATTGACGTAGATGCATAAACCGCAAGTGTTCAAATTCTAATGCATCTGtcttgaccacttcctctggcagctcgtttgaCGGACAGACCACTgcctgggtaaaaaaaaaaaaaaaaagttttcacTGGGCTCCCCAATTAAACCCCTGTCTGTGATGtacataaatgatctggatgatattgtAGTTGGGTGTGTTAGaagcatagaatcatagaaaacataccccacaatacaggccattcggccgacaaagttgtgccgaacatgtcccgacctgagaactacctgggctttacccatagccctctattgttctaagctccatgtagccatccaggggtCTCTTCGAAGAATTTATcgtttccgtctccaccaccgccgcctgcagcccattccacgcactcaccattccctgtgtgtaaaaaaaaaaacttacccctgacatctcctctgtacctacttccaagcactttagaACTGTGCCCTCACGCGTTAGcgttttcagccctgggaaataaagcctctgactatccacacgatcaatgacgtctcattatcttatacacctctatcaagttactattcatcctccgtcgctccagggaGGAAAgggcaagttcactcaacctattctcttaaggcatgctccccaatccaggcagcctccttataaatctcctctgcaccctttctatggtctccacgtccttcctatagtgaggcgaccagaattgtgcacagtactccaagtggggtctgaccagggtcctatatagctgcacatTACCACTCAGCTCTtaaatgtatataaatgatctggatgaaattgCAGATCCGTGGGTTAGTGGGTTTCCAGATGATCCGccgaagactggcaaagaattcaTTGGGacgtagatcagttacagatatggtcTGGAGACCGGGAAGACGGAGCTTAACTCGGACAGACCTAAAatattgcaccttggtaggtcaaatgaaaGAAGTGACACACTGGCAAAGTCAAGACCCTAAACAgtgttgaaacatagaaacagagaagcaTAATAGAGGCattcttgcctttattagttggggCATTGAGTACAAATGTCAGGGAGTTATGTTGCAATTTTACTAAACTCACTATTTAGTGTGAATCAGGTGTTTTGTCTACAGTTCCGGTGACCACATTatcggaaggatgtcaaggcATTTAGTAGCCCACCAGAGAGGTGtaacaggacgctgcctggattcgaTGGCATGTGTTACAACGAGAGGTCGGACAcctgggttgctttctctggagcggaGGGGACTCAGGGGAGATCGGACTGATCTCTGGAACGCGTCAGACACCTGTCAGCCTTTCCCAAGTCACGGAATTTGGACTCTCATCGATGACGGCTGACAGTAGATGTgattgagagagggaggggtgattgTGGTGGTAGGAGAGAGTGCGGATAGAGGGTGGGAGGGAGCACTAGTGGTGGTCACGGTGGAATTCACACACACGCTGAATGGTCTCTCCACAGGTCCGCATAAACAGGAGTCGAAAGAGAATTTCGGAAATAGATCGCACCGTAAGATCTGCCTACTCTGCCTCGTTACCTGCGCCCTTATCGCGATAGTGGCCGCGGTCTCGATCTTTGGTGAGTCGAATGGGCTCCGGGTGGTGTCAGACCATAAACAAACAGAGTGGAATGAAATGTTTGCGCAGAAGTTCACGGTGACACCGAATCGCCCCTCACAATGACACCATCTTCACTGTGACAACGACACGTTCCTCACCGTGACAGTGACACGACCCTCACCGTGACAGTGACATGACCCTCAATGTAGCACAGAAAAGACCCTTACCATTATAATGACAGTACCGTCACACGGTGCACGACGACAGCAGACTCACTGTAAAACCAACACGCCcatcaccgtgacaccgacacacccctcgctgtgacactgacacagccTTCACCGTGAGAGCTACACACCCTTCTCCCTGAAACAGACACTTCTCTCTCCGTGACAACAGCATTCaccacactgtgacaccgacacccCCAGCACCGTGACACCGTGCAGCCCACACCATTACACCAACACCCCCGTCACCGTGACACTTATACACCCCACACCGTTACACTGACACTCCTCTCACAGGCACACCGACACGACCCTTACCGTGACACCAACAGGCCCCACACCGTGACATCGCCACGCCCCTCACTGTGTCACGGACACTCCACCTCACGACACTCCATCACTCTGTGACTTCGACGCTCTCTTCACCTTGACACTTACACACTCCATACCGAAACACTGACACTCCTTCCACTGTGACACCTATActtcactcactgtgacaccaacacaacCCACTCCGTCACCCTGatacaccactcactgtgacacccacgcagtcctcactgtaacactgacacagccCTCTGCGTGACACTGACAAACCCTCTCTGTGACAGcaacacacccatcactgtgacattgACACAACCCTCTccgtgacactgatacacccctctGCGTGACAGCGCCACTCTCCACACCGTGACACAGTCAAGcccgtcactgtgacaccaacacaccactCACCTTGACACCCACACTACCCACACCGTGTCACAGACAGGGCTCTCATTGTGACGCCAACATTCAACACACTGTGTCATAGAGAGGCCTAtcactgtgacacccacacagccctcactgtgacacagacacgcCACTCACTGCGGCACCAAGACACACCTCAGTATGACCCCCACACCGTGACAGCGACACTCCTCGGACCTTGTCACAGACAGGCTTCTCACTGTGACACATAAACTACCTTCAtctgacacagacacacacttcaCTGTGACACCGAAACACACCtcacactgtgtcactgacacACCACTTACTATCACTCTCAGTATCACAGACTCGTCAGTCTCTGATCACCTCCAACCGAAACTACCGGAGACTTTGGGAACAACATCAGGAGATGAACAGGACCCAACGCCAATATCAACAGCAAGTCCATGAGCTGAACTCAACCCTTAAATCCAGGACATTTGAACACTCCCGCCTGCATCTCTCCCAGAGAAACTGTCTGAAGAATATTTCCGCCCTCAACAACAACCTATCCAATCTCGAAAACAACTTTACCATCCTCAACTCCGAACTCTCAGAGCTGAATCAAACACACACCGATCTCCGCCATGAATGCAATCAGCTCGAAACAAAGTACAGAATCATCACCGAAACCAAAGATCAGATTTGCCAGTACCTCAACAGGAGAAGAGGTGAGACGACATCCCTCATTTCCCCTCCTCCTCATCACGGGGTGGggtgagagaaggggagggagggggtggagagctCACCTCCATATCTtgccccgggagagtgtgatgggacagtgtggagtgaatttcattctgtgtctgatcctgggatggtgtgatgggacggggtggagggagcttcactctgtctctgaccgtagaaagtgtgatgggacagtctggagggagcGACAtctagtgtctgaccccgggagtgcgtgatgcgCATGTCGGACAGAACTTGACTCTGCGTCGGATCCTAACTGTGTGAAGAGACAATGCataaggagcttcactctgcgtttGACATCAGATCCCTTTGGTAGCTCGGACGAAGCGGGCTTCGCTCTCTATCTGATCTCAGAAGTGTGTGATGAGCCGGagtggagggagctttactctgtgcctgaccccagacgtgtgtgatgggacggtgcggagggagattcactctgtgtctgaccccgggagtgtgtgatgggacggcgtggaggaagcttcactctgtgcctgacaccgggagtgtgtgatgggacggtgtggagggagcctcactctgtgtctgaccccgggagtgtgtgatgggacggtgtggagggagattcactctgtgtctgacctcgggagtgtgtgatgggaaggtgtggagggagattcactctgtgtctgacaccgggagtgtgtgatgggaaggtgtggagggagggtcactctgtgtctgaccccggaagtgtgtgatgggacggtgcgctgtgagattcattctgtgtttgACCGggggagtgtgcaatgggacggtgcggagggacattgacttttttttatcCGAGTCGCTGCAACGGGATTAATGGAGGAAGATTCACTGTTTCTTGTTCCTGAGTTGTAGAGCAAACGTGTCCCCCGTACTGGACCAAAGAGGAAGGCCGGTGTTATTTTATATCCACGTCCGTAAAATCTTATGATGGAGCGAGGGAACATTGTTCAAAATTTGATGCAAGGCTTCTCGAAATAAACTCAAACGTGGAAAAGGTATGTTTTACCGTGGGAAGAGATACCAACAATAAAGAACTCCCGTGGTGTAACGCACAGTGGAGTTTCCTTCACACCATCTCAACACACACTGCTGGTAtgagacacagggtgaagctccttccacaacgTCCCGTCACAAACTTCCGGGGACAGAGACCgtgaatctccctcaacactgtTGCATCAAACACGACTGGGATCAGagacaaagtgaagctccctacaCACCGTCCCGTCCACAGTCCCGTGGTCAGTCACCGAGAAGCTCACTCAacgccgttccatcacacactcccgggattagacacagagtgaaactcactccacaccgtcccgtccacacacccgcggtcagacacagagtgaatctccctgaacACCATCCAATCAgacacttccggggtcagacataAAGTGAagatccctccgcaccgtcccatcacacactcccggggtcagacacagagtgaatctccctgaacACCATCCAATCAgacacttccggggtcagacataAAGTGAagatccctccgcaccgtcccatcacacactcccggggtcagacacagagtgaatctctctctgCTCCTTCCCATCACaaacttccggggtcagacacacaaagtgaatctccctccgcaccgtcccatcacacactcccggggtcaggacTGGGTGATTTCCCCTCTGTACCGTCCCTTTACATGGACAGGCATTGAGAGAGACTGGTTCTAAACATTAATGAAGGGATTTAATTTCACAGAATTTTGTTTCCAATGATGTCACTCGATACACAGCgtactggattggaaaatgcgcAAACAGGTGAATTTGGACTGTTGctggtctgtgctgtgggagtgGGTCACTGGTGTTAGTTTGTTGACTGACACAGCGTTGTCGGGAGAGGGCTGTGCAGTGAGATTAATTTGGGAACTGACTCGGGATTTTAGGAAAGAGCGGTGCAGTGGGATTCATACGGCGATGTAttcggggctgtggggagagcagGGTTTCATGGGATTAGTTCAGAGACTGACATGGGGCTGTGGGGACATGAGTCGGATTAGTTTGGCGACGGTCACCGGTTGTCTGCTGACTCTGTTGAAATTGTTTTAACCTCTGATAGGAACGTCGCCTCTTATCTTCTGTACAAGGTGAGCTATGGATGGGCCACCTGCAGTAAGTGCGACTCGTACGCATGGAGTTACGATTGCAAAGGCGAATACAGATTCATCTGCGAGAAGTCTGCATATTTATACCTGGATATTCCTGAGGAGATCCAAGGTCTCTGTCAACAGCCTGTCGGGCCGACTTCAATCAAGTGACTACACCCCACTTCTCCCCATTCAATCTACCCCACTCTGAAACCCTCATAATTTCataccctctcaccctctctgcccCTCCCTGCTACCGTATTTTCCTCCTCACCTCGCATCCACATTGCCCCCactacccccctctccccatctgaaCTACTCTTCTCCCCTCCAGGCCCCGCTCTCTCCTTCTTTCCCCATTTATTCCCCCTTTCCACCCTtcttctctccctgtccttcttATTCCTAACTCATTccgcttcttccccttcctctccaccTCCGACCCCATTTTCCGCCTCTCCTCTCTCGGTTCCCTCCACCCAATCTCGCCTCAATTCTGTGAGCACTGGCCCTCAGTTCACCAACCCAGGGGGAAAAGATtgtgcacattcaccctatctgtgcctctcctGGCTTCATACTTACGCTCCAAGGAACAAAGTCCGAtccttcttgccttctctccataactcagaccCTCGAGTCCCGGcaccatcctcgtaaatctccctctgcactctttccagctcagtggcatctttcctacagcagcgcgaccagaactgaacaccaaaCTCCCAGCGCGGCCTCACCGACCTTTTGTACAACCACAACGTGGCTTCAGCGCGGTACAAAGATATAAAATTCACGACAATTgggaaaattaataaatagtgcaaaaaggtgAATACCGAGGCAGTGTTTAAGTGTTCAGGGAGCGTTCGCTATCTGATATCGGAGGGAAGCAACTGCTTGTAAATTGTCGTgtttcccggctcctgtacccctccccgATGTACCGATCAGCACAGGGCATTTCCCTGCGGGAGGGGGCCCTCGCTGATGGATGCGGTCTTCCCGAGGCATTCCTTCTTGaacatgtcctcgatggaggaGAGGGATGTGaccgtgatggagctggttgagtctagAACCTTCTATGGTCCATGGCGACCCTCTGCGTTgcagcgtccacaccaggcgacCATGCGACAAACCAGAATGCTCGACACCGTACATCCCTAGAAATGTGCGAGTCTGGTATGATGTTAAAACCACaatctttattagtaactacttaaaatatagtaacttaaccaagataaacaaaCGTTAACGGTGTTATGAGTAGATATGTGTATAAATATAGCTATTTAGTTTGGGGGACAAGGCTTAGGCTCTTTAGATGGAAAAGCAGGAGTGTTCAGTAATCCACGAAATAAATTATTGGAGAGGGACATTTGCAATTCAAGGTAAAACGTAGAGAAAAGGTAAGTACAAAATATTCCACAGGTTTCACGCTGGTAAAACGAGATGGCAGTCGCCGTCGGACTTGTCTGACGTGTCGTTTCAAATGAACATATGAGTTATCCACGATAGTGACCTGTCACGGGAATATCGTATTCCAGAGGTTACCACACAGCACACACAGcaaatccactcctatggatccttggaagtgacagtcacacattcgTTGTGCACCGTGTGCCGAAATTAAAGTGAAACCTGCGGGTTCGGAACAACACCGACCCATAGCACACTGacagggttagacacagagtgaagctccctccacaccgtcccatcacgctctcccgtggtcagacacagagtgaatttccccccATGCGGTTCCATCACACAAtcgcggggtcagacacagtgtgaatgtccctccacaccgtcccggcACAGACTCGCGGGGtccgacacagagtgaatctgcctccgcactgtcccagcccacactcccgggttcagacacagagtgaatctccctccacaccgtcccatcacacactcccatggtcagacacagagtgaatctccctccacactggcccatcacacaatcccgtggtcagacacagagtcaatctccctccataccgtcccatcacacactcccagggtcatacacagagtgaatctctctccacaccgccccatcacacacttccggggtcagacacagggtgaaacttTCTCCACCCCGTATCATCATACAGTCCCGcgttcagacacagaatgaagcctcCGCCAGAACATCCTTTTACACAATTTGGTGGTCAAACACAAAGGGTGCAGCTCCCTCcgcactctcccttccccccactcctGTTGTAATAATCCGAGAGAGGTTCCTTAAATAGTTTTCCATTCTCGGCATTAATCAAGGGAATTTCGTTTCACAGAGTTTTGTTAGCACGCTCATGTCATCCTTACACCTGcatactggattggaaaatgcgaaAAAGGGTAAGATTTGGACTGATCTGTCGGGTTAGAATTAGGGAATGACACAATACTGACGGGAGAAAATTGGATTAGTTTACGGACTGAAATATGTTTGTGGGAAGAAGTAGTCCATCGGGATTGTTTGTAGACCGTACGAGGTCTCGGGAGACGGTGGCACAATGGGAATATTTTGGGGAACGATACGTGTCTGTCGAGGAAGGGTAGGGCTGTGGGAATATCTTGAGGACGGGCAGGAACTCTGGGGAGGATCAATACCCTGGGATTATTTTGCTGACAGATGCCGGGCTGTAGGAATGCAAGACGCAGCGGAATTAGTTTAGAGAGGGACACGAAGTTATGGGGAGATGGGTGGAACGTGGCACTGAACTGATTTGTGAGAAAAACGTTGGGCAGCGGGACCtctttggcgcaggtgtgacctgtaccaaaacgacgagttgcacttgaatcctagggcgaccaatatcctggcggggagatttgcgaaggctactggggagactttaagaTAGAATGGTTAGGGGGTAGGagtcaaattgaagagactaggatagaggaggttagttcacaattAGAGAaaactagtagacagtgtgtgagggaggatagacagcGGACAGAGAACTGCAACAcacagaccgaagatgtaggggaggaggaagaaaaagATAGAAAAGTTGTTTTGCACTAATAGGGATAAACTGAGAGTAACATGTGGAGAGTTTctgaaatgcatctattttaatgctaggagcattgtgaAAAAGGTGGATAGTTTAGAgctggattgatacctggaaatatgatgttgtagctattagcgAAACATGTTGCAGAAGGGGTGTGATtgacaactaaatattcctggatttcgttgcttcaggtgtgacagaatcggagggacaagagggggaggtgttgcattgcttgtcagagaaaatattacagcggtttTTTGGCACGATAGATTAGAGATAGAACATGATTTACTCGTCGGCAGCTACAAGATAGAAACTACAGGATAGAAACATGCACTGAGCTTATCTGTTTTTCGTACAATACTTTCAGCATTGAAACACACTCAGCTCATAACATGAGACCCAGCAGGCTCAATCTTTtccttcctgactttgtctgagatcttaacaacatctgtcccaATAACCACTCCACTATCGGTTTTGGCATTCTGCTTTTCATCCCTCTGCATCTCTAGTTTAAAAGGCATAACGTGAAATATTACACGTTTGGTTCATATTTTAAGCCGATTACTTTTCCATTATTTCCATCTTGTACaatttaaaaataacaaaaaaggaaaagggcccgaagctaAAATTCGGGCAGCCTGCTTGGCCAGTACTGAGGAACACCCCCTgtggcaaatatcacagcttgtaaacgctccCTATAGCCTGCTGAGAAACTTTCAATTCTTCTTCAGTAATATTCGGCCATTCTTCCAGCAAAACGTTTCTAGTTctgagagattcttgggccgtctggCATGTCTTTTCAGATCTTCCACAGACTTTCGATGATGCTtgggtcgggggactgtgagagcCATGGCAACATCATCAGGTTGCGCCTCTTCAGGTAGtttattgtggattttgaggtgcgtttaaaatcattatcctgttgtagaagccttcctcttttcatcttcagcgtTTTTACAAACAGTgtgctgttttatttatttttttattttccagaatttgctggtatttagttaaattcattcttccctcttccagtgaaatgttcccgGTGCCATTGGATGCAACACAAGCCGAAAGCAttatcgatccacccccgtgcttaacagtcggagaggtgttcttttcatgaaattctgcaccattTTTTCTCTAAACATACCGTTGCTCATTGCAGACAATAAGTTCTGTTTTCACCTCATTAGTCCACGGCACTTGTTTGCAAAAtgaatcaggcttgtttagatgctcctttgcaaacttctgacgctgaattttctggtgaggacgcaggaaaggttttcttcagatgattcttccatgaaggtaatatttgtgcaggtgtcgctgcacagtagaacagtgcaccagtACTCCAGAGtcagctaaatcttcctgaaggtctttttcAGTCAAACGGGGCTTTTGATTTGCCTCACCAGTAATCCTACGAGTAGATCTCTCGGAAAATTTTCTGGTCTTCCAGCCCTCAACTTAACCTccccgttcctgttaactgccatttcttaattacattacgaactgaggaaacggctacctaaaAACgatttgctatcttcttatagtctTTCCATGCTTTGTGGGCATGAATTATTTTAGCTCTCAGGGGGCTAGGCAGCTGCCtacaggagcccatggctgctgattattgggataaggtttgaggagtcagagtatttATAAAGTTTTCAAAGTTGCATCACATTGcttttcctaacgatgattgtcaacaagccataaccctaacaagctaattaaggtccgagactttggtaaaagttatctgagagctcaaatctcctgGGGTGACAAACCTTTGCATCGTCATCCTTTCCCTTTTTTtcgctctaaaattgtacaaaacaaaacaaatgcaCTAATCTtgattaaaatgttgaaaagaatgtttaaaCTTTAACTTAATGAGTTTTGGAGATCAGGATGTTTTCTATTCTTGTACACACACATTGCATGCCACTCTACCTGTCCCGCTCCTGATCTCTGTCTGGAGGCTGTCCCGACGCCAACATTGTAAGAATTTATCACATATTCCTCAAATCATAGAGTGGAAAACCCACCggag from the Mobula birostris isolate sMobBir1 chromosome 13, sMobBir1.hap1, whole genome shotgun sequence genome contains:
- the LOC140207214 gene encoding uncharacterized protein isoform X15, giving the protein MDDSQTYMNVKFEKTDTQSPSRGLNCTYSVLKLRKDELLIDEYEDPPTASGPAEMSVTGHADSETSTYTALNLGKDKLLIDGLNSTYSVLNLRKDNLLRDEYTDPPIAPGPAGMSVIAQAGPHKQESKENFGNRSHRKICLLCLVTCALIAIVAAVSIFVSQTRQSLITSNRNYRRLWEQHQEMNRTQRQYQQQVHELNSTLKSRTFEHSRLHLSQRNCLKNISALNNNLSNLENNFTILNSELSELNQTHTDLRHECNQLETKYRIITETKDQICQYLNRRREQTCPPYWTKEEGRCYFISTSVKSYDGAREHCSKFDARLLEINSNVEKNFVSNDVTRYTAYWIGKCANRNVASYLLYKVSYGWATCSKCDSYAWSYDCKGEYRFICEKSAYLYLDIPEEIQGLCQQPVGPTSIK
- the LOC140207214 gene encoding uncharacterized protein isoform X18; translation: MSVTGQAEGLNCTYSVLKLRKDELLIDEYEDPPTASGPAEMSVTGHADSETSTYTALNLGKDKLLIDGLNSTYSVLNLRKDNLLRDEYTDPPIAPGPAGMSVIAQAGPHKQESKENFGNRSHRKICLLCLVTCALIAIVAAVSIFVSQTRQSLITSNRNYRRLWEQHQEMNRTQRQYQQQVHELNSTLKSRTFEHSRLHLSQRNCLKNISALNNNLSNLENNFTILNSELSELNQTHTDLRHECNQLETKYRIITETKDQICQYLNRRREQTCPPYWTKEEGRCYFISTSVKSYDGAREHCSKFDARLLEINSNVEKNFVSNDVTRYTAYWIGKCANRNVASYLLYKVSYGWATCSKCDSYAWSYDCKGEYRFICEKSAYLYLDIPEEIQGLCQQPVGPTSIK
- the LOC140207214 gene encoding uncharacterized protein isoform X8, producing MDDSQTYMNVKFEKTDTQSPSRDGLNSTFSELNIRKDEPPINEDEDPPFASGCGELPITAQTDLLKSTYSVLKLRKDELLIDEDEDPPIASGCAKMSVTGQADSETSTYTALNLGKDKLLIDGLNSTYSVLNLRKDNLLRDEYTDPPIAPGPAGMSVIAQAGPHKQESKENFGNRSHRKICLLCLVTCALIAIVAAVSIFVSQTRQSLITSNRNYRRLWEQHQEMNRTQRQYQQQVHELNSTLKSRTFEHSRLHLSQRNCLKNISALNNNLSNLENNFTILNSELSELNQTHTDLRHECNQLETKYRIITETKDQICQYLNRRREQTCPPYWTKEEGRCYFISTSVKSYDGAREHCSKFDARLLEINSNVEKNFVSNDVTRYTAYWIGKCANRNVASYLLYKVSYGWATCSKCDSYAWSYDCKGEYRFICEKSAYLYLDIPEEIQGLCQQPVGPTSIK
- the LOC140207214 gene encoding uncharacterized protein isoform X16, giving the protein MDDSQTYMNVKFEKTDTQSPSRDGLNSTFSELNIRKDEPPINEDEDPPFASGCDSETSTYTALNLGKDKLLIDGLNSTYSVLNLRKDNLLRDEYTDPPIAPGPAGMSVIAQAGPHKQESKENFGNRSHRKICLLCLVTCALIAIVAAVSIFVSQTRQSLITSNRNYRRLWEQHQEMNRTQRQYQQQVHELNSTLKSRTFEHSRLHLSQRNCLKNISALNNNLSNLENNFTILNSELSELNQTHTDLRHECNQLETKYRIITETKDQICQYLNRRREQTCPPYWTKEEGRCYFISTSVKSYDGAREHCSKFDARLLEINSNVEKNFVSNDVTRYTAYWIGKCANRNVASYLLYKVSYGWATCSKCDSYAWSYDCKGEYRFICEKSAYLYLDIPEEIQGLCQQPVGPTSIK
- the LOC140207214 gene encoding uncharacterized protein isoform X9, with protein sequence MDDSQTYMNVKFEKTDTQSPSRDGLNSTFSELNIRKDEPPINEDEDPPFASGCGELPITAQTGLNCTYSVLKLRKDELLIDEYEDPPTASGPAEMSVTGHADSETSTYTALNLGKDKLLIDGLNSTYSVLNLRKDNLLRDEYTDPPIAPGPAGMSVIAQAGPHKQESKENFGNRSHRKICLLCLVTCALIAIVAAVSIFVSQTRQSLITSNRNYRRLWEQHQEMNRTQRQYQQQVHELNSTLKSRTFEHSRLHLSQRNCLKNISALNNNLSNLENNFTILNSELSELNQTHTDLRHECNQLETKYRIITETKDQICQYLNRRREQTCPPYWTKEEGRCYFISTSVKSYDGAREHCSKFDARLLEINSNVEKNFVSNDVTRYTAYWIGKCANRNVASYLLYKVSYGWATCSKCDSYAWSYDCKGEYRFICEKSAYLYLDIPEEIQGLCQQPVGPTSIK